The window ATGAAATTTTGGAAACGgctattaattatatatatatataggattTATGAATTAACTTGATTATGAATCAATAACTCTATAAATTGGGTTGAAACTTAGTAGAGCATGATATTGGCTGGATCGGATACAACAGCAGCAACAATGATATGGGCTCTTTCCTTACTTGTTAACAATGAAGAAGCACTTAAGAAGGTCCAACttgaattagaagaaaaagttgggagacaaagaaaagtaaaagcaACAGATTTAAATGATCTAATATATCTCCAAGCCATTGTGAAGGAAACGTTGCGTTTATATCCTGCAGGACCATTGTCAGTCCCTCATGAATCTACAGAAGATTGCAACATTCTGGGCTACAGTATCTCTGCAGGGACACGCCTAATAGTAAATCTTCAAAAGCTACAAAGAGATCCACTAGTTTGGAAGGATCCTAATGAATTTAAACCTGAAAGATTTCTAACAGGTACAAAAGACTTGGACTTTAAAGGACTAAATAATCCTCAACTGATTCCATTTGGAAGTGGTAGAAGGGCGTGTCCTGGACTGTCGCTCGCTCTCGAAATTATGCCTCTAACGCTTGCGAATTTGATTAATGGGTTTGAAATTGGGAGGCCATCAAAGGAACTAATCAACATGGAGGAGTACTTTGAACTTATTAGTGTTAGAAAAGTTCCACTACAAGTTGTTTTAACTCCACGCCTATCAGCACAAGATTATAAATGATTTTGCTATTAATCTAGTAgtgaacttaattatttttcttttacttcaaATATGTAGATCTGGAGGATTTAGAATTGATGGTAAACCATTTTAGCAATGGTTCGTTGATAAGATGTTGTGTGGGTCTTTTTCTGGAAatgcatttaaattttataaagtatcaaaatggaaagatatttttgtaaatgtttctCTGGAAatgcatttaaattttatcaaaaaattcaaaacagaCTTCGATTgagatatataataatgtttatCAAGCAGGTATTTTGCACgctacatttttataaatatattttgcttTTCTGAAGTCTGACAATggatttattttatagtttattgtaataattaaactttagGAGAGACTTTATCCAGATGTGTAACCTGTTGTGGGCATGACATTGGTAGATTTTCGGTATTTATCATTCTCAGTACAGTgtaacataaaagaaaacagaaaatctATCTTAGTTGTTGATCTAGGGGATTTGCCATTTGTGATCCTACATAAAATGATCCTATCTCCGACTACAAGAAgttgaacttttaaattaaacaaagcaataccttaattattaatcaaaaCCTAAACCTTAATTACACTGCATGCTTTTGTCCTTTCGAAAATGTCTATccaatataaaaagaagagtcAATTCCTACATAAACATACATCTATAAATTCATCAAGATTTAAAGAGCAgacatatattaaataaaaaacgcagatataattcattttaggtAATtctttagaaataaaaaatcctaAGCTAAGAGGTGAtcgaaaaagaaagaagataataGAATCCCAAGCTAAACGgtgaaaaagaaggaagaaaaatgagtTGGATTGCTTCCTCTCTATTCTCCATTTCCTCCAAACCTAAAAACAAAGTtgtatttatagaaaaatgcAGAGGCACTACGTGTGTTACACCACTTTTACGCAGTGCAGTGCTGCAATGCCTGGCAAGGGCATATCCTCGTATTTTCGCTTCACAGTTTCTGTTGAGTGCTCTTTTTGATCCAAATGGCATCTAAAACGTTTTGATGGTCTcttttacttcattttctgTCTCATCATTCAAATAAACGTTATGTTATCAGACCTAGTCAACTCAATCAACCAACAAATATTGTAAGCCTTTTGGTCTATATATATTGACAAATTCAgcacaaatataattaattgcatTTCCCAACTCAGCTAGCAATCATTGAGGTTAACCCACAATCAAGAAATTTTGGTCCTCCAGTAATTCAAGCTTCAAtcgaaaagataaaaatgaattctTTCAAATAACCAATAAACGTACATTCTTACTTCCTTCAATTATAAagtaatctttaaaaaattacaatttgattattttaatgaaaagatCGGATCGtgagaattaaaaataaaggatCAGATCCcattttatagatttaatgaaccttttatatatatatatctgcCATTGGAGTTGAATTTTAAGCAAATAATCTGAAATATTTCAGGCTTCCGGAGAAGGAAAACAgatcaaaattaaatggaatCATACTCCAAAACTGCAGTCGCCATAGTAATCCCTCTTCtcttatttctcttttccctCTTCTGGGTTTTATCTAGAAGATTATTATTCAGATCTCAACAACGGAATAAGAAACTGCAGCCACCGGTAGCCAGTGGCGCCTGGCCAGTGATCGGTCATCTTCATCTCTTAGGTGGCTCTGAACCAGCATACAAAACCTTAGGGAAAATGGCGGATGCTTTCGGACCAATTTTTACTCTGAAAATGGGAAGCCATAGAGCAGTGGTCGTAAGCAACTGGGAAATAGCGAAAGAGTGTTTTACTACAAACGATAGAGTATTTGCCTCTCGCCCCAAGCTTGTAGCCGCAAAGCATATGGGCTATAATAATACCATGTTTGCTTTCACCCAATACGGCCCATTGTGGCGTCATATCCGAAAAATAGCCAATCATGAAATTCTCTCTAACCAACGCCTTGATCTTTTCCAACACATTTACAAGTCAGAGGTTCAAGTTTCCATAAAGAAACTGTATGAGTTATGGGTGACCAATGGAAGCGAGAAAGTGTTGGTGGAGATGAAGGATTGGTTTGGAGAATTAACTTTGAACACCATATTTAGGATGGTGCTTGGAAAGCGATTTTCAACAACTGTTGAAGGGAGTAGCAACGAGGGCAGTGACGAAGGCGAGCAGTTCCGACAGGCCTTGAGGGATTTTCTTCAACTGTTTATGGCTTTTGTTCCGTCAGATTCGTTTCCATTTGTGAGTTGGTTGGATTTGGGAGGATATGAAAAGGCAATGAAAAAGACGGCCAAAATTCTAGACAAGACGCTTCATAAATGGCTAATAGAACATCAACAGAAGAGAAATTGTAACAATTGTGATGATGTAGTCCACAAGGAAGAGGACTTTATGGATGTGATGCTGTCCACGGTtcaaaatgttgaagaacttaTCGGCTATGATGTTGGTACCATCACAAAAGCTACATGTTTGGTAAGAATtcttatttaacttttattttttgtttttatttataaaaataaatattatttacctgtttttgaaaaacaaatcaaattttgagtaataaaaaaggtaaacttttcaaatcttggatttgtttttgtagtttaaTGAATATCAATCATTCCACTCACAAAGATTAGTTctacaaataaaatagttatttagaaaaatgacaaaaacatgtCAATGGCAAATTTATTCTTAAGATAAGgtgataatataaataaatgacaCAAATAGGACAAAGTGACaaatattgacaaaaatatgtGTCAAAATTCTGAGCTAGATCCACCATTTTCACTCAGATCAAAAGAATGAATTCATAGAGCAGGTTCACGATTTCCTAGTGGAATGATTGATATTCTTTAAACTCCAAAGACAATCccaagatttaaaaaaaaaatcaaacaaataagaaatgaTTGTTGATCTCTTAAAGTTTTAGTTATACTATATGTTGCCTTAGGATGATTCAACCATCACTCAGAACCTACCCTTAGTTGTTCGtagtatttaatatttttagaggcaaaatcaaacaaacaagaacacgtttttaaaaaatgcaatcCAAATTATGTGAGTGTTGTATTTCAAAATGGTTGTCGttattgtttcttataaagtgtattttgaagaaaacttTTTCAAACTGATAATCCAAACGCActattttaactatttcaacTAATACTTATGAACTTATTGTGTAGACTCTAATATTGGGTGGAGCAGAGAGCACACAAGTAACTTTGACATGGGCTCTTTGTTTGCTccttaataataatgaagataCATTAAAGAAGGCCCAACTTGAATTAGACGAACAAGTAGGTAGAGAGAGGTTGGTATTGGAGTCGGATGtgaaaaatttgttgtatCTTCAAGCTATTGTAAAGGAGACAATGCGTTTATACCCTGCTGCACCACTTGCAGCCCTGCATGAGGCCATGGAAGATTGTAATCTTGTTGGTTATCACATTCCTGCAAAGACACGTCTAATAGTGAATCTCAAAAAGCTTCAAAAAGATCCACTTGTATGGGAAGATCCCGATGAATTTCGACCAGAGAGATTTCTTACAACGCATAAAGATTTCGATGTCAGAGGACAACATCCGCAGTTCATACCTTTCGGGAGTGGTCGAAGGATGTGCCCGGGAGTTTCATTTGCCAGCCAAGTAATGCATCTAACGCTTGCAAACCTACTTCATGGGTTTGAAATTCGTAGGCCATCTGAGGAGCTAATCAATATGGAAGAGAAGGTTGGATTAACCAGTATGAAAACAACCCCACTTCAAATTGTTTTAACTCCACGTCTTTCTGCACAAGTTTATGTGTAATTCAGCTTGAAATTATTACGGGCAAAATAAAACAGTTTGGTATAAAGTTGGAATGCCAACATCCATGGGAACACACACTTCTTACTTTATAATTGGCTAAAGAATAAATATCATGTATTGTGACACAATGGGTTAAGTTCATACTTCTTGGTTGTTTTAACATATCTGGCgatgtaaattaattttaattttatgtttgttgatGCTAAATTTTGGAGGATGTAAATACTATTGGGGTTGATGCACTAAATAATCTCGTAATCTCGTGGTCcttgtagtttgtaatttttctgcgtacaaaccttttatttatctaataagtaaagtattttatttttttgacatttagtttcattatcctacaaaaccaataaaccaTTTGATCCAAGGCACTTATCTATTATGAcctaaacatatatatgaacaaGAATGTCCTTGTGTTACCTCTAGGACCAATCACACTTTCAAGAGCCATGAAACTACAACTAGGCATTGAATTCTCACATTCAAGACAAGGTGAACTCAATTGAGAAGATTTTTAGTAGCAACAATTGATCAGAAGAAGGAAACAATTGAGCTGTGTAAAATGCATGATGacatattaaacaaaatgtaCTAATAACATAGTACAAATATTCCATATAAATCAAGTCAAAAGCAAATAATTAAGTGAGTCAACAGATTATAatagaataagaataaaagttaaaaatgtaattggTCGACTCTCTtacacatttttcaaatctcCAGTCACCAAGTTGTCTTGACATGATTGGGATACGGAGCGGCCAACGTCctcatttatttaatctttttttataaataggtTTGAAGTCACCACCAACCATATTTATGGTtggtgtgattggtcacctaaacattaaaaaaaaaaaaaaaagtatcccTAAATTTAGGTTTTAGTTTCAGAAGTCACTTGTATATGTATGGAAGATGTTAGTATCCCTAAATTTAGAAGTCACTTGTATGTATGGAAGATGTTAGTATCCCTAAATTTAGGTTTTAGTTTCAGAAGTCACTTGTATGTATGGAAGATGTTAGCATCATCCAACACCAAtaaaaatggttaccaaaatttatctttaaaactaaataattataacgGTTCATGAAgcaaagttttttatttgatttttttaaatgtcttaTGGTTCTCAATTCACGTCTAAGAAAAACGCTAAGCATGAAATGATGGAATAtgagccattagaaaaatagagtttattattcgtttttttttttcaaaagatgattttttttattcaaatgatgattttatttacctcaaaaatattaaaatatcaaactttcatattttgatcacggtgtttaatgaaaaaaaataagaagaagaaaataaagaaatatgagaaataCATGTAATGAAATAGTTGTGAAATAATACACGTTGTGAAGGGtgaaataaatacataatgaAATAACGTTGGTGAAATAAATACATGATCAATTAAGTCTAACCAAttaacactacaagaaatttattattcaagtTTTAGTGGGAAAAGTAAGTTTTGTCACTAAATGATCTTTTTTtaacaacttaaaaaaaatcacaaaatattattattaacaacatatttttaatatgcgtcactaaaagaattaataacaCAGCAAATAATGTCACTAAGAGTTAAATAGTTTtagcaacaaataaaaatggtgctaaaccttttaaaaaaattcttttttaatttctctccaaatttttatttaatattttgttatatatatatagtatatataaatgcTTGGATGAGTAGaaattttttctccattttttaccTTTGTTTAGAAGTAGTCTATGTAATTAGGTAGATGAGAATGTTGTCATTTTCctcctttattttaattttgctaattgaagaataaattagatgattttatgaattaattaggctatttgtaatttatgaGTAACTAATAATAACTTAAGAAAGCTGAAAGTTATCATACAACAAATAGTTTAAGGAAAATCGAAGTCTTTTCAACTTCTAAAATGCAACtaatgaataatttatttacctTATCAACtaattgtgttaattataACTAATGAATAATTTGATAGGTAAGGAAATCAAAATGTTCATCTTCtaaatgagaaataattaataatacatttaattattaattcatacacaaaatacaataaatgaACCTTTAGGAATTTTTAAATACGAATGGGTATAAAACCTCCCTTTTCTACATCCCATTTGCACACAATTTGTATAGCCTTCAAATAAGAAGGATTtcttgtgttaaaaaaaatggtaatcCAACCAACTTGACTTACTCAACCCACAAGGAATATGTCAGTTTCATTGCAGGTTTGGTTGTTTatttcctttctattttttattttatgttttatggtTTTCTAGATGAATTATCTCatcaattaacatttttacGAAAATCTATATGAACGTACATAAGAATAAAGCTTTGGATTTGCCACATTctcttaatttatatttttttttactgatTTATCAACTTTCTTCTCTAAAAGTTTATAGAATTTAGTATTGTAAATCAATGTAgtatagttaatttttttttcaaacggTTGCAAAGGAGAATTGTCCAATGTCTAGCAATCATTATTGCATTACACATTTTAAGAACTATTTATGAGTTTAATCTTAAACAACAATCTAAAGGAAAATTAATccattaaaaatgaaaaaaaaagttggtaCGAGGAAAAAATCAAgctagaaaacaaaataaaaattaaatacaaatttaacgTGCATGGCACGTGTTAAGAACTAGTATTTATAAAACTcctaatttctctctcttccacGACAAAAAATACCAAATCCTTAAATCACCAAATCCTCAACCCTCTCCATCTCATCAGTCGGCCACGTTTCGACCGATGGCAACCCACGACAAGCTAGCGTTTCAACAACCCATGTTTCGACCGTTCACTCCTTGACGTCTTCTCACCGACGATGACCCACTGCTGACGGCGACTCAAAGAGAGGTACACGGTATTCCCTTCATCCCTGCAATAACGATAGTAGTTATCTATCTTTCTTTTCAGAAGAACTTTTAATGaacaaattcttcaaaacatAAAGGGACGGGGTGAATATAGCACTATGCACTCCCTCTTGATATACTTACAAACTGCCAGAAGAGATCAATCCCCTATTGTGGTTGGCTACAACTTGATGTCTTGGAATGAGTATACCATTTTCTGTTCTAGCAAGGTACATGAGCtttcaaatctttctttaACACGTTTAGATTTTCTAGTTCAATGGgcaattttatttgttggtgAAGCAGCTGATTTCTTTTACTTCTAAAGCACTATGTTTGCCATAACTACTAAATACAATGTTATCATACTTGTTTATAGGTGGAACCACCGAAGATGAGTATCTATCGTGAAGAGGCAATGGATGTTCTTATTAACCCTTGACTAGgtattttcttcttgaacGTGCTAGATTTACTAAATGTCATAGGAAATTCATACAAAGAGATACTATTAGAAGTGCTCCAGGAGAACTTGAACTCACAAG of the Cucumis sativus cultivar 9930 chromosome 3, Cucumber_9930_V3, whole genome shotgun sequence genome contains:
- the LOC101212495 gene encoding cytochrome P450 CYP82D47; amino-acid sequence: MESYSKTAVAIVIPLLLFLFSLFWVLSRRLLFRSQQRNKKLQPPVASGAWPVIGHLHLLGGSEPAYKTLGKMADAFGPIFTLKMGSHRAVVVSNWEIAKECFTTNDRVFASRPKLVAAKHMGYNNTMFAFTQYGPLWRHIRKIANHEILSNQRLDLFQHIYKSEVQVSIKKLYELWVTNGSEKVLVEMKDWFGELTLNTIFRMVLGKRFSTTVEGSSNEGSDEGEQFRQALRDFLQLFMAFVPSDSFPFVSWLDLGGYEKAMKKTAKILDKTLHKWLIEHQQKRNCNNCDDVVHKEEDFMDVMLSTVQNVEELIGYDVGTITKATCLTLILGGAESTQVTLTWALCLLLNNNEDTLKKAQLELDEQVGRERLVLESDVKNLLYLQAIVKETMRLYPAAPLAALHEAMEDCNLVGYHIPAKTRLIVNLKKLQKDPLVWEDPDEFRPERFLTTHKDFDVRGQHPQFIPFGSGRRMCPGVSFASQVMHLTLANLLHGFEIRRPSEELINMEEKVGLTSMKTTPLQIVLTPRLSAQVYV